One Fusobacterium ulcerans DNA segment encodes these proteins:
- the ispH gene encoding 4-hydroxy-3-methylbut-2-enyl diphosphate reductase codes for MEIIRAKHMGFCFGVSGAIETCYNVLKEPENSEKKIYILGMLVHNEYVVKKLEKEGFEIIEEEDILEKKDKLKDGDIVIIRAHGTSEKVYNILKKKNIKIYDATCIFVTQIRKTLIEMESKGYEILFVGDKEHPEVKGIISFGKNIRVFKNLEEITNAEIDRDKKYCLLTQTTLNKKILEKIKSFLENHYSNVKISDKVCGATQVRQQAVEELSKDVDILLVIGGKNSSNTKKLYDISKSINESTYLVQDESEVEKEWFRGCEKIGITAGASTPEEIVINIENKIRGIFNV; via the coding sequence ATGGAGATAATAAGAGCTAAACATATGGGATTCTGCTTTGGAGTATCAGGTGCTATTGAAACATGCTATAATGTATTAAAGGAACCTGAGAACTCAGAGAAAAAAATATATATTCTTGGAATGCTTGTTCATAATGAATATGTAGTAAAGAAGCTTGAAAAAGAAGGCTTTGAAATAATAGAAGAAGAGGATATTTTAGAGAAAAAAGACAAACTAAAAGATGGAGACATAGTTATAATCAGAGCTCATGGAACATCTGAAAAAGTATATAATATATTGAAGAAAAAAAATATAAAAATATATGATGCAACTTGTATTTTTGTAACTCAGATAAGAAAGACTCTTATAGAAATGGAAAGCAAAGGATATGAAATTTTATTTGTGGGAGACAAAGAGCATCCAGAGGTAAAAGGAATAATATCATTTGGAAAAAATATTAGAGTTTTTAAAAATCTTGAAGAAATCACAAATGCTGAAATAGACAGGGATAAAAAATATTGTCTTTTGACTCAGACAACTTTAAATAAAAAAATTTTAGAAAAAATAAAAAGTTTCTTGGAAAATCACTATTCAAATGTTAAGATATCAGATAAGGTATGTGGAGCAACGCAAGTAAGACAACAAGCAGTAGAGGAATTATCAAAGGATGTAGATATATTATTGGTTATTGGAGGTAAAAACAGCTCTAATACTAAAAAACTATATGATATATCAAAATCAATAAATGAATCCACTTATTTAGTACAAGATGAGAGTGAAGTAGAAAAAGAGTGGTTCAGAGGCTGTGAAAAGATAGGTATCACAGCTGGAGCATCAACACCAGAAGAAATAGTAATTAATATAGAAAATAAAATAAGGGGGATCTTTAATGTCTAA
- a CDS encoding HPr family phosphocarrier protein encodes MKSRKVQIKNKAGLHARPSSLFVQLVTGYDSDITVKCDDEEINGKSIMGLMLLAAEQGRTLELIADGPDEDEMLDALVKLIEVEKFNEE; translated from the coding sequence ATGAAAAGCAGAAAAGTTCAAATAAAAAACAAGGCAGGACTCCATGCAAGACCCTCATCATTATTTGTACAGTTAGTAACAGGATATGATTCTGATATAACAGTTAAATGTGATGATGAAGAGATAAATGGAAAAAGTATAATGGGTCTTATGCTCCTTGCAGCTGAGCAGGGAAGAACATTAGAATTAATTGCTGATGGACCGGATGAAGATGAGATGCTGGATGCATTAGTAAAGTTAATTGAAGTTGAAAAGTTTAATGAGGAATAA
- the ptsP gene encoding phosphoenolpyruvate--protein phosphotransferase — protein MEILKGTFAFEGIVVGRIFLDKKELSNKGITALLDEREIDGEIERFRDSLELSKESLERLKTSLAGKIGEKDLEIITAHLMILDDPVYISDIEKYIQKNRTKAEDSVKIVTDKYISLFNKLENPIYRQKVLDIKDVEKRIIKNLNSKKNEWADLNGKILITEEILPTELLNMCQENIKLKGIVMEYGGETSHLAILAKALEIPTLMGIKNIFSYDWKKDVILDTTEQNSCVIIEPDEKTLEEYKDKIEKFNCKREEIEKSAFLPAVTLDGVNVSLNMNISGKTTKEEIDAVTPDGIGLLRTELLYMKNNSFPDEEEQIASYNDIIKNFDEKDPIIIRTLDIGADKQLPYFQMKNETNSFLGLRGIRFSLSEKNIFKTQLRAILRTAYGRNVKIMYPMITNINEIREANELLKEVKEELRQEDKKFKDDIEVGIMIEVPSAVMMADAFAQEVDFFSIGTNDLTQYILAADRLSETVSDMYDSYNPAVLRAIYIVKQAADKYGKSVSICGEMAGEQKAIVAFLSMGITNLSMVGGSILAARALVRSLDYTSLKNVKEQILQCSDSNKIKEILKKYI, from the coding sequence GTGGAAATTTTAAAGGGAACTTTTGCTTTTGAAGGAATTGTAGTAGGAAGAATATTTTTAGATAAAAAAGAGTTGTCTAACAAGGGGATAACTGCGCTCTTAGATGAGAGAGAAATAGATGGTGAAATCGAAAGATTCAGGGATAGTTTAGAATTATCAAAAGAATCTTTAGAACGTCTGAAAACAAGCCTTGCTGGAAAAATAGGAGAGAAAGATCTTGAAATAATTACAGCACATCTTATGATTCTGGATGATCCTGTATATATTTCTGATATAGAGAAATATATACAAAAGAATAGAACAAAGGCTGAGGATTCTGTAAAAATAGTCACAGATAAATATATTTCTTTGTTCAATAAGCTGGAAAATCCTATATATAGACAAAAAGTACTGGATATAAAAGATGTAGAAAAACGTATAATTAAAAATTTGAATTCAAAAAAAAATGAATGGGCTGATCTCAATGGAAAAATACTTATAACAGAAGAGATACTTCCAACTGAATTATTAAATATGTGCCAGGAAAATATAAAATTAAAAGGGATAGTTATGGAGTATGGAGGGGAGACCTCTCATCTTGCAATTCTTGCAAAAGCTCTGGAAATACCTACTTTAATGGGCATAAAAAATATTTTCAGTTATGATTGGAAAAAAGATGTAATTTTAGATACTACTGAACAGAATTCTTGTGTTATAATAGAACCAGATGAAAAAACTTTAGAAGAATACAAGGATAAAATAGAAAAGTTTAATTGTAAAAGAGAGGAAATAGAAAAGTCTGCTTTTCTTCCAGCTGTAACATTAGATGGAGTAAATGTCTCTCTGAATATGAATATCAGTGGAAAAACAACAAAAGAAGAAATAGATGCTGTCACACCTGATGGAATAGGACTTTTAAGGACAGAACTTCTTTATATGAAAAATAACAGCTTTCCTGATGAAGAAGAACAAATCGCTTCATATAATGATATAATTAAAAATTTTGATGAAAAAGATCCTATTATTATAAGAACATTAGACATAGGAGCAGATAAACAGCTTCCATATTTTCAAATGAAAAATGAGACAAATTCATTTTTAGGTTTAAGGGGTATAAGATTTTCTCTAAGTGAAAAAAATATATTTAAAACACAATTGAGAGCTATACTAAGAACAGCTTATGGAAGAAATGTAAAAATTATGTATCCGATGATTACTAATATAAATGAAATAAGAGAAGCAAATGAACTTTTAAAAGAAGTGAAAGAGGAACTGAGACAGGAAGATAAAAAATTTAAAGATGATATAGAAGTAGGAATAATGATTGAAGTTCCTTCAGCAGTAATGATGGCTGATGCTTTTGCTCAGGAGGTTGATTTTTTCAGTATAGGAACAAATGATTTAACACAATATATACTGGCAGCTGACCGTTTATCAGAAACGGTTTCAGATATGTATGACAGTTATAATCCAGCTGTATTAAGGGCTATATATATTGTAAAACAAGCAGCAGATAAATATGGAAAATCTGTATCAATTTGTGGAGAAATGGCAGGAGAACAGAAAGCTATAGTAGCATTTTTAAGTATGGGAATTACTAATCTGAGTATGGTGGGAGGTTCAATACTTGCAGCTAGAGCTTTAGTAAGAAGTCTTGACTACACTTCTCTAAAAAATGTAAAAGAGCAAATTCTTCAATGCAGTGATTCAAATAAAATAAAAGAAATTTTAAAAAAATATATATAG